The Dehalobacter sp. DCM sequence GTGATCATCGCCACAAACCAGAGTATCGGCCAACGATAGCTTCTGCTCATAGATTGGATCTTTTGGGAAGGAGTAAACGTCCATAAGTTGAGACCCCGAAATATCCCTTCCTGGACTGCCCCAAAGGGGCAAAGCCACGAACAGTAAACGTTTTTTCCCCATAGAACTGTAACCAGCAGAATCCCGGGCACCATCAGATACCAGACCGGCCGTTCTAAAAAGTTCGGCAGGTTTCCTGAAATCAGATTGACATAGTTGCTGTAGGTTAGTGAGGCATTCAAAACAAACCCAATAAAAATAACGGAGACGAGCAATACCCAGGATCGGAGTTTTTTTAATTTCAGTGCTGACCCGGCAAATGCAAGAACCATCAGCGCAAGTGCCACAAAATCCTGCCATCCCAAGTTGATTGTGTTCTCAAGCGGAATATTCAGACCAAATTGTTCATTGCCTAACTGGCCGGTCCCTTTTTGGACTGCTTTGACGATGCCTCGGGTGGTTACCGTAGCACCGGAAACAGCGTCGATGTCCGCATACCCTTGGGCGATGCTTCTGCCGGATATTTTCTCCAACAGCCCGGCATTCTGAACTTTGTTTAAATAGAGCGGTGTTTCATTATGCGCAATGATAACCGCTTTTTGAAGTATTCCACCGACATCAACAATACTTAGTACTGTGATCTTTCCACCGTACCCGGAAGCGGAAGAAATAACACCGTATCCCAACAATGCCTGACCAGCGTCGAACAGTTTGAAGGTATTGGCTCCGCCTGGAAGATTTTCATAGGCCGCAGCAGCCAGCTCTCCTTGCCGCAACACATCCAGAGTGTCCTGATTGCTGGCAAAATGCTGGTATATTGAAGCGGCAATGAGCAGCACTAACGCAATCCCAATCCATATTGATTTCTGCAGCTTATATTTATTCATTTCGTTTCCCATGTTCTTCATGCCCTAATCGTCTACAATGCATCCAACAGCAATTTCTTACACGTTTCATGAAAACTGTCGGCAATGCTTGTTTCCTCCCTGCACCAATAGCAAAGTTTTTCAGGATGATCAAAGGTGACTCTGGAACAGCGTCGGCATGTGATGACCGGTGATATTTGAACTGTTTCTGCCAAAAAGGGCTTTGACACGCAGATTCGATCTTTCTGAATTGCTTGGGATGGACAGGAAAGCTGACAGATCCGACAATCCAGACAGAGTCCGCTGGTAAAAGAATACGTGCAAATCCCATTTTCAACGGTTATTTTCAAAGCCCCGGAAGGACAAAATTTTGCGCACATCCCACACTGCACACACACGTTACTGATGATAATACTTGGCCAATATGCAGGAGGAGAACCTTCAATCGTATTCGCCGAGAAGATATCCGCAAGCCGTTTCTGCCAATCCGTCAGGTATGTGCCGCGTTTCTCCTGAACTGTATCCAAAGCACAGCCTTTGGCTTTTTCATTGGTTTGACGGACCTTTTGGGTCAAAGCCAGAAACAGATCACGTCGGGATGTAACTTTTTGACCGCTTTCAATGGCTTCAAGGCTTCTCTTTTTCTTGACATCATTACCCTGGTGCAGAAAATTAAATTTCGGCCTATGGCCTATCGATTCGAGCCATTCAACGGCTGTTCTCACCTTAAATTCCAGGCTTGAGATAGTTTTGGCCATCGGACAGCCTTGGCATTGATCCAGATGGTTTTCCACAGCGGTTTTCAGACCGATTTCGAACCAGGCGCCTTTAGAGACACTGCTTAGACAGACCGGAAGCTGTATGGCGCCGCGGTCTCTGTCCTTTTCTCTTTGATATGGAGCAGTATGCCTGCCGCAAAAGAACTCTGTCGTTTTCCAGCCTTCTTCATCGATATCGCGGACGATCGATGTTTCATCCCATTGCGCAGAGGTAAAAACCTGGGTTGGACAATCACTCAGGCATAAACCGCAGCCATTGCAAAGGTCTTTATCGATATAGACATGGCTATCGAGTATCAGTATCGCTTCAGCCGGGCAATGATTGACACAATGTGTGCACTCCACCCCAGAATATAACTGATTCATACACTTTTCTTCTTCTATTTTTAGCATATGGCCTTTTGCGAATAGCATATTCTCCCCCCATTCCGTTCGCTTTTTCGGAATATCTTTTGCACCATTCTCGTAAGGCTTTAATACTCTCTTCTTCTCTTTTTTTCTTTACTCAGAATCAGCGAGCACTTTCTTTAGATACAGACTGCCGATCTCACTGAAGAGACGGTAGACAGTACTGTGGGTTAGAGATCCGCAGTGCTCAAAGAATGAAACAGCCCACTTCTGCAGATGCACGTGGTGAAATTCTTGAATTTCGACAGTCCTCCTGGCCAGTTCTTCCTGATCGTTCGCCTGCAGTGCAGTGGCTTGCTTCAGATACAGGTACATCATAAATTCCATTTCTGTGGCCAGATGGTCCCCCGGTTCATTCACCTGCGCGGATTTCTGAAGTCCAGCTTTTTTGTAACACCGTTCGGCGTCGAGTGCTGCCGGGCTGATAAAAAGGCTTGGTTTGGCTTGGCTTTTTTCCTCCGGACGATAGAGAAACATGGTTTCGTAAATATCAAGGACAGGCCTTTTAGGGTGGTAAAACAGCCGGGTATATTCCTGGCGCATTTCAGTTACTAGTGTTTTTAGATCGGCTGAGGACTTTTGGCAAGTTGCCAGTCTGTCTGCGATATTCTGAAGTTCTGAATCCTTAAATCCGAGCTCGCGGAAAATGGCGGCCACATCGTCAGCCAAACTGCCGTCCAATAAACCCATAGCAAGTTCCTCCGATGGCAAGCGGAAAAACATCGCTAACAGCTGATAAAGATCCGAAGCCGCCAAAGCTTCTCGCAATTCCAATTCCGGACTATTTTGCATGGTTACTCCCCAATTCTTTTCAATCTGTATCTTGTCCTACAATGCTCTTACAATCATTATACAATAAGCTTCACCGTCATAAATTATTGGCACAGTCAAAAATATTGTGCCGATTTTCGATTGCCGGCACAATATTTTCTCCGATACAACTGCTACAAAGTTCCACAAACGATGATCGCTATCCGATAAATATTTACAATCGGAATGTTTACAAATTCGAATTTACTCCCCGAGCTTCAGTATTCGCAACCCAAGGTTTAAAAGTAAACAGCCCAAGGCGATAATGCCAAGTGACAATCCGATTTCCACAAGAGAGGGGAAATACGGACCGGAAACACTGCCAACCATCGGAGGTCCGGGGTAGGTAAGCAACGGGTTAAACAATTGGGCTTGCAACAGATTATTCTTGACCAGGAAGATAGCAATCAATGCGATGATTGCACCGGCCAGCAGGGTCTGTGCTTTGACCGGACCTTTCTTCAGCACCAGAAGGATTGCTGCAAGCAGGGTAATGAGTTCCAGCCAGAAACCTGGAGCGCCTTTGCCTGCGGCCAACCACAATGCAGCTTGATAATGTTCACCGCTGCCGGGATACAGGCCGACAAGGACTTCGGCCAGAGCAATCACCAATTCTGCGCATAATAAGATTCCCATCAGCCTGCCCATTTTGGTCAGCATTTCGACGGGCATCTTGATGTAGCCTGTTTTATTCAGGACAGAAGCCAAAATGACCAGTACTGCCAAGGACAGGACTAAGGCAGCGATCAGGAAGGACAGCGGCTGCACGGGATTATTCCACATCGGTCTCGCAATCTGAAAACAAAAGACGAACGACGTGACCGTAACAAGAATCCCTGCGATAAATGCAACCAGCGCAATGGGTTTCAGGGATTTCTCATCTGCTTTGCCCTCAGCAGCAAGAATCAGCATACGCGTAAAGATGACCGAAATGACCATATACGCCAGCAGCATGATAAAGTCCCAAAACATTGGCGAGGAGAGATTGCCGCTGGTAATAAATAACCAGACCCGTTCCGGGTTACCGATATCCACAATGATGAACAACGATGCCGCAATAATACTGGAGACAGCGCCCAGATAGGAGGCAATTTTGCTGTAAGGCTTGAATCCGGTCAGATTAAACAAATACGGGACAGAAGCGAAAAGCAGACTGCCGGCGGCTACGCCGGTAAAAATCATGAAGCCAACAATATAAAGGCCCCACATATTGGTAACACCGAGGTTCGTCATCTGGAGTCCCTTACCAAGTTGCACTCCCCAGCATATCATCCCGATCACGGCAACCACTGCGAAAATAATCAACCACAGGTTGGACGAAGCGGTCTTGCCGGTATTGCTTGTTATTGCTGTGTTTGTTTGCATTTTCCTATTCGCACCTCCTTACTTAAGTTAAATAGAAGATCGAAGGCTTGGTGCCTTTTTCTTCTAACAAATGAATGATGTTACGTCCTTGGATCGCTTTACTCACTTCGCTTGTCGGATCATCAAGGTCACCGTAGTATCGGGCACGGCCGGGACATAACACCATACAGGCCGGTTTCTTGCCTTCGGCCAGACGGTTGGCACAGAAGGTACATTTTTCAACCGTGTTGTATTGATGCGGTGTCGCCGAAGCATCGCCAAGTTCAAAGTCAACGTGATACTCCGGTTTCTTCCAGTTAAACTGGCGGACACCGCTGTACGGGCAGGCAACCATACAGTAACGGCAGCCAATACATTTATCATAGTCCTGGACGACAATGCCGTCTTCTTCCCGCTTATACGTTGCTCCTACCGGACAGGCTTTGACACAGGCAGGGTTTTCACAATGCTGACAGTTCAGCGGCAAAAAGTGCATTTTATTATTTGGGTAAGTGCCCGCCATCGTGTCAATCGCTTCACCACCCACAGTCAGAATCCGGTTCCACCAAAGTTCATTTGGCAGATTATTCGCCATTTTGCACGCTACAGAGCAGGTATGACAGCCAATGCAGCGTTTCAAATCAATTGCCATTCCATAACGCATGATTCATTCCTCCTCTATAGTTTTTCGATCGCGACAGCAACGTCAAAGAAGGCGCTGTTGGCACAAATCTGATTGACAACATGCGATGTCAAATTAGAAAAATGTCCGTCGATATACTGTTGTTTTTCCCAACCTTTTGGTGCCGTCAACACACCTGGCTGAACGCCGTTGTTGAGATGCGCTTTCATGACGACATAGCCGCGATCATTGAAGATTTTTACTTTATCCCCAGTCTTAATGCCGTATTTGGCCGCATCTTGTGCGTTGATTTTCACAAACGGCTCCGGATCGAGCTCCAGCAGGGCCGGCACATCCCACCACTGTGTATGCGTACGGTAGCGTGAGTGATCGGAGATGATCGTAAACGGATATTTGCTGCGTACCGGCAAGTCATACCAGGCTTCATTGGGTTTTTCCCAATACGGCAGGCGATCCTTGGCGGCATCGAACTGCTGATCATAATTCTGATTAGGCATCGGAGTCTCATTATAGAATTGAGCTCTACCGGTTGCGGTTCCAAAGACACCGCTTTCATTGGCAATGAAGGTTTCGCCGGGATAGGTTCTGAGTGCTTTCTTTTCCAATAGACCTTCGAAACTGATGTTCAGTGCTTTGGCTGCAGCACCGTCCAAGAGCAACTGCATATATTCTTTTTCAGTCATATTGAAGGCAGCACCATAGCCTAGCTTTTCAGCAATCATCTTGATAATCTGATAGTCAGATTTGCATTCGTATAACGGCTCGATGGCTTTCTCCTGCAGCAGCACATAGGGATGCGTACTGTAATTGACGAAGAGATCATCTACCTCGAACCAGTGAGCGACCGGCAACAGAATATCGGCATACAAAGAGGTTTCGTTCATATTCATATCCGCCACAACGATGAAATCCATCTTGTTGAGCCATTCAAGAGTATAGTTTCTTTCAGCCTGGTTGCCAATCAGGTTGGTATGGGTCAGGTAGATTCCTTTAATGACAGCAGGCTTATTGCCATATTTCTGTTCACTCATGACGCGGCCCATTTCCGTGGTCACCAGTGTCATGGATGGACCTGTCGCTCCTGCCGGGTAAAGACTCCCCAGAAGGTTAATGAAATGGAAGCCAAGGTTCTCTCCCATCCCGACGGAAGCTCCGGGTTTGCACATATTACCCGTAATCATGGCCAGCGCATACATCGCAAACAGACTCCAATGACCGTTGACGTAATGATCGATTCCAAAGAAGGAATAAATAGTCGAAGGTTTATTCGCCGCATACATCCGGGTGACTTCTTCAAGCTGCGCAATGGGTATATTGCAGATCTCCGCGGCTTTTTCCGGAGGATATTCAGCAATTCGTTCCAGAAGCAGGCTGTACGCTGTTTTTACCTTTATGCCGTTGATCTCAAAGCTGCCTTCCAGCACCGGATCAGTGATTTCCGTCGCGGACCCAATTTTACCAGCAGCATCGCGGACGATGATCCCATCGGTTGGCGTCCCAGCCGTTGCTTTTCCTAGGTCGCTCAAGCGCAGGTATTTACCGTCGCTGTCTTTAACGAGGAAAGGTGCAACCGTTGATGCTTTCATAAATGCTTCATCGGTCCATTTTTCACGAACAATGATGTTCATCATCCCCAGAGCCAATGCCCCGTCCGACCCGGGACGTACCGGGACAAAAACATCCGCCTTGGAAGCCATAATGTTGTACGTGGGGTCAATGACGACCAGCTTGGTTCCCTTTTCTTTTGCTTCGAGCAGGAAATGCGCATTATGAATCTGGGAAATAATCGGATTGGAGCCCCAGATAAAAATATTATTGGCATTCTTAAAATCCGTACTCTCATTTAAAGTAAAGTTCGGTCCCCAGCCAACGGCATTCCCCGCAGTGAATCCGTGCGCCGCATCCACCGTCATGGAAATATTGGATGCGCCGGTGACATTCAGTAAGCGGTTGGTTGCACAGCCCATCCCCTGGCCGCTCACGGATCCATAGCTGCCTGATCCCCAGGCAATACTAAACGCCTGCTTTCCGTATTGCGCAGTGTATTCTTTCCATTTGTCGGCAATCGTGTTGATTGCTTCATCCCAGCTGATGCGCTCCCATTTTCCTTCACCACGTTTACCCGCCCTTTTCATGGGGTACTTCAAGCGATCGGGATGATAAATTCTCTGCATATGGGTCAACCCTTTGACGCAGATGCGGTTGTACTCGGGATTAGGCAGTTCACGCATCGAGGTTTGCACGACCTTGCCATCACGTACATGAATATTCAAAAAACAGCCGCCGCCACAATTACCGCGACAAGCCCCAGCGTAGAGAGTCTCTCCCGCCGCTGCTGTACCGCCTGTCTGTTCCCCTGCCGCTAAAGCCTGCATCACTGTGTTTCCCGGACTGGCAAGTGCGACCCCGGTCACTGCGAAAGCGGCCGCGGACCCTTTAAGGAAATTTCTTCTGCTGAAATCTTTGTTGAAGATGATTTTTTCCTCAGATAGGTGATCCTTTTCAGTCATAAATGATAAACCTCCTCACCTTGAATTTTGACGTTTGTTCAATTAAGCGATAAAATAGAACATAAGTACCATTTGTGAAATTTAGTATCCATTCGATTCTATTCTACATTGATTCCGTGCTGGTTTTCAGTAGTATCCCATACGGATGAATGTAGTCCAGGCTACATTTTCGGATATCATTCAAAAATGAACCAACTGGAAGGATGGGTGCTGTGAACCAAAATTGTCATAATAACGGATTTTGCTGCAACCTACAAGAAGATTTTCGCAACAGGCTATGCAAAGCGTGTTTCCGTTTATCATTAAAGCCCAAACAAGAGCTTTTATTTGACCATTCTACAAAACAAGTGGCGATCATCAATGAAGGGGTCGTGATTTCACTTTTTCTTTTAGAGGACGGCCGACAAAAGAGTGCGGAGCTACTTAAAGCCGGTGATTTGCTGGGTGCGTACAGCTTATTTCAGGAAAACAACTCCCAAACCGGCTATATGCTTTCTCTGACAAATGTCGGACTCTGTATGTTTCCTGCAGAAGTATTCGAGACTTTCTTCCAGCAAAGTCCGGAGTTCTCAAAGACAGTCCTGAGAAGTCTGTCCGACCGCTTTCATAAAAGCCTGAACCACTTGCTGCAGATGCAGATTTCTAACAGTGAAGATAAAATACGCTATGTTCTTGATTTCTTAAAGGAAGCAGGCATCGACCCGTCGTATCTTACCCATGAAGATTTGGCACTGCTTTCTGACCTGAACAGGGTAACCGTCACGCGAGCCATCAAAGTCATTAACCAGTTACACAAACAATAGCTTCTTGAAACAATCGCCGCTTCTCTCATCCATGAGCCCGGGGCATAAATTCATCCATGAATAAATAAAACCTTATGGTAGAACAAATAGCTATTATTCTATCAAAAGGCTTTTTCTTTTTGTGTCAAAATCACAAGTTGCAAATTCGAACGTTCAAAATTGAAGTCAACGACAATACTATTTTCAAAAAAATGAGCACTATCATACGATTAGGGCTTTTTCCTATTTGGCACAAAACGTGCAATATACATCCTTCAGTGTATTAAGGCAATCAAAACCATTACAAATAAAGGAGCGTGTTTTTGATGACGATCCCCAAGTTTGACCCCAATGAGCTGAAAATCGTTGCAGAAAATCCTGATTTTTTTGGCGACCCTGAACCGATCCCTGTCTACAATACTCCTGCCACAGGAAAAGAGGCTGTGAAAGCCTTGTTTGAAAGAAAAGCAATGTGGCAGATCCTTAATAGCTTCGGCACCGAACTCAAGACCTTTGCGCCAAGAATCAATCCGGAGAATATCGCCAGAGCTATGGTTCTCGATGCCCTTGCCGGCCCCGGCGGCGATAATCCGCAGGGAGGGAAGGACCTTTTCGGCATTGACTGGGAATTCATCCCTTCAGCGAATGGAAGTATGGTTCGACCCGGCAAGCCCTTTATTGCCGACGCCAATGAACTAATGGACAAAGTGGTCTGGCCGGATATCGACAGCTGGGATTGGGAAGGCTGCAAAATTACCAATAAGGATTACCTGAGCGGACCGTATGGGTATTACATTATCTTATTCACCGGTTTTTTTGAACGGCTGATCTCTTTTATGGATTTTGAAGGTGCCATCATAGCCCTGGCCGATGATGAGCAGCAAGACGCAATTAAAGAATTCTTCGATAAACTCTCGGATTTTTATATCCGCCTTATCGATAAATATATTACCTTTTTCCCGGAGATTGATTTTTTCACGCTGCATGACGACTGGGGCGCACAGAAGGACACCTTCTTCAGCCCGGCGCTGGCCAAGGAAATGATTGTGCCCTATATGAAAAAGATCGTGGATTTCGTCCATGCTAAAGGCAAATATATCGAAATTCACAGCTGCGGCTATAATATGAAACAAATCGAAAACTACATCGCCGCCGGCTTTGATATGTGGTGCCCTCAGCATATGAATGATACCGTGAAGTTATATGAATGTTACGGGGATAAAATCCTGATCGGGGTCATGCCTCCGGACTTTGATCCTAAGACGACTTCTGAAGACGAGCAGCGAGCGATCGCCAAGGCCTATTGCGAAAGATTCTGCCGGCCGGATAAACCCTCGATGCTGAACTACTCCGCCTATTTGAATTTCACCGGCATCAATCTCATGACGCGGGCGTTCCGGGAAGAAATTTATAAACAATCCCGGATCAATTACAGTAAATAGTTCACTTGACGCATGTTGCTGGGTGCAACGTCTGTTGGCTGCTAATTGTTAAGTGCATCGACCTCCAAGATCTTTGATTTTGGAGGTTAAACTATTTTTACACGCCCTTCTGCGTGTTCGGTTTGATTGTTTAAACAAAGGAGGATTTCTATGGAGAAAAAAATTGCTGAGAAATTGTTATATGCCGATATTATTGTGGTAAATATGATTTATTCAACTGGCACTATTCAAAGCTTCTGGTCGCATAATATAAAACCTTCCTAATTAACTTCGTTAAATTCAGTACAATTAAGGAATTAAAAAATATATAATAGTCAACTATAACACCGCCTTTTCAGAAGTTTTAGTTCTTCAGATCAAATGACTGCTTTAAAGCCCCTTCCGATACAATCTTAGGCTGGATTTCAACGGTAATCTCAGCTTCCCGGAAGGCTTTGCGCCAATCCGACTTAATTTCTCGCCAGGCTGAGGGATTATGGCGGTGCAGATATTGCATCAGACCCAGGCAGTCAGAGTCAAGTTCCTGGGTTTTCGCTATCGTTTTTAAGGTCAGATACTTAATTTTCTCTCCGACAGCCGCTTCTATACTACCTACGTTTTGAGCAGTAATGTGTAGATTATTGTTTTCGGCGAAAACACCGAATGTTTGGACTGTAATCTGAAAATAAAGCCTCCCCTTTACCATTTCAGCTTTAATTTTGTATTTGGAGCCGCCCATATAGTAACTCATTATTTGATTATCGAACTCAAACTTAAGCGGAATCCTGATATTTTTTAGATTTTCGGTCAGCAGCAGATATCCTGTCGCTTCATCTTTTTCCAGCCAGCCGACTAACTTGTCACTGCGGAAAACACCAAAACCTTCTATGATTAAACTATTGATTTGCGATTTTTCATTCCATTTCATCTGGGGCAATACCGGATCCCGGTCAGGGCTTAGAAGCCATTGACAGAATTCCTGAGATGTTACCCCTCTTGACACCCCTGTGATATGAGCAATCGCCTGCTGCTTCTTGGCCTGCACATATAGATTGGAGACAGTTAGCGGCTTTGCTTCCAGGAATGGTGCGGCCTTGCCTCTGGTTACAAATTGGTATCCGTTGGGCCTAACCTCAGGATAGCGCAAAAAGTCCTCTGTGATCTTCACCAATCCTTCCCTGGCTATTGATTCGCCAAAAATCATAAATAAATGATGCGTATAGATTGGCTTACGCGGTATTTGTTTGTCCATATCATTTAACGCATCCTGAAAGGTTTCACCTTCCCCCTGAAGCGTGATATCAGCCGGTGACTGGCTGGAAGATCCGCTTGAGCCGGATGTTTCACCGTTTGGCGCCTTAAGTATTAGCCAAACCCCTTTATACATCGGCTGACCGTTTTCCGTCACATAATCCAAACATCCTCCGGTGAGTATTGCTAAATCTTCTACTTCATTCCTGCTCCAGCAGCCTGAGAAAAAAAATAAACAAAGAACAAGCATGGCAACTAAAAGAAATTTGCCATATATGATGGTAAACTTTATTGCCCTTCCTTGCAAAAGGATACGCCTCCTTCTTTTTTTCGGATCACCGCCAGAACAAGAACCAGGAATGGCAACATAATTTGAAACAAAACCGCTAAGGGTGGCCAGTATGTTGTTAAAAGTTCCAATAAGACCATCGTATTGGGAAAGGCAAATGTTGCTCCGCCGAAAACAACGAGGCCGATGAACACGGCGATTAACTTAGGATGCTTCCTGCTGATCGTCTGAGTAGCTGCTAATACGGTAATATTTATAAAAAGAGAAGACTTTATCATTATTCCTGTCAGCCATAAGGGCAACAGTATCGTTTCTACACGTTGAATATAATTCCCGTATTCAATCCCCTTAGCAACGAACCATAACGGAAAAATCATTTTGCCGGTCATTTCCGGACCAATCATAACAAGTACGGACAGAGAACCAAACGTCATAAAGAAAATAGTGGCCATCACCGCATAGGAACCTTTTTTAAGTGTTTCCTGAGGTTTATTGATAAACGGTATCAGCATGAGAAGGACAGCAGTCTCGCTGTAATACAGGGCCGGAATCCCGATATTCCGGATCACCGGGGTTATCCCCTCTTCCAGTAAAGGCAGCAAATTGCCCGAATCGGCTTTCGGAAGCGGCAGGATAAAGGCCAGCAAATAGGCTAAGGTAAATAGCGGCAGAATAAACTGATTCATCCGCACGATAACCTCGATCCCTTTTTGCGATATATACCCGCATATCAAGACTAAAAATAGGTTGACCACAATCATTGGCGTCTCAAACAAGGAAGTCATGGTTAATAATTCGGAAGTCTCTCTGACAATAATGATATTCAGTGCTACTAAAAATAGCGTATACAAAGCCGACAGAATTTTGCCGCCAAACTTCCCTGCAATGAGCGGCATATATTCCGTAAACGTAAGCCGCGGAAACCGTAACCCCAGTTTGACGGCAATCAACAGCGCCGGAAAGGCAAATATGCCCCCAATGAAAGGAACCAGCCAGGCAGACTGTTTCGCCGTCGAGGCGCTGAGTCCTGGATTAAATAGCATGGCGGTAGGGGCGATCACCATGAATAGCAACATCGCGGTCTGGGTACCTGAAATCCGTTCTTTGTTTATTTTGTGTCCCCCCTTTTACGCTTTGGCGGTTGGAGTTTTTGCCGCATTTGTTGATCTGAATTGCGCTGCGGTTTTCTGCTGCCGAAAAACCGGGGACGGGTCAGCATTGCCCACCAGGGTACCCGGATAAACGTATCTTTCAGATCACGCGGTGTCAACGGGGCAATCGGGGATAAATAGGGTATCCCGAAAGAACGCAGGCTGCAAAGATGGGCAAGCAGGATCATTAAGCCAAAAATGATGCCGATAATTCCAAAAACACTGGCCATGATGATCAGCGCGAACCGGGCGATCCGGATGCTAGTCCCGACATTGTAATCCGGAAAGGTAAAAGAAGCAACTGCTGTCAAGCCCACCACAACCACCGACGTTGGACTGACGATCCCGGCATCGACAGCGGCCTGACCGATAACCAAACCGCCGACGGTACTGATGGCCTGACCGACAGTCCGC is a genomic window containing:
- a CDS encoding 4Fe-4S binding protein translates to MGNEMNKYKLQKSIWIGIALVLLIAASIYQHFASNQDTLDVLRQGELAAAAYENLPGGANTFKLFDAGQALLGYGVISSASGYGGKITVLSIVDVGGILQKAVIIAHNETPLYLNKVQNAGLLEKISGRSIAQGYADIDAVSGATVTTRGIVKAVQKGTGQLGNEQFGLNIPLENTINLGWQDFVALALMVLAFAGSALKLKKLRSWVLLVSVIFIGFVLNASLTYSNYVNLISGNLPNFLERPVWYLMVPGILLVTVLWGKNVYCSWLCPFGAVQEGIFRGLNLWTFTPSQKIQSMSRSYRWPILWFVAMITLIGNHPGAASYEPFSVFFDGRGNWAQWAIMGIVVIMSITLLRFWCRNFCPVGTILDYATQLKHRLVGLQIGKNEVINQVPMRTAEQAGCSEHQPCESCSKAKRTKMTAQDKGYILIVSAINILIIISLLMNFRL
- a CDS encoding 4Fe-4S binding protein, with protein sequence MLFAKGHMLKIEEEKCMNQLYSGVECTHCVNHCPAEAILILDSHVYIDKDLCNGCGLCLSDCPTQVFTSAQWDETSIVRDIDEEGWKTTEFFCGRHTAPYQREKDRDRGAIQLPVCLSSVSKGAWFEIGLKTAVENHLDQCQGCPMAKTISSLEFKVRTAVEWLESIGHRPKFNFLHQGNDVKKKRSLEAIESGQKVTSRRDLFLALTQKVRQTNEKAKGCALDTVQEKRGTYLTDWQKRLADIFSANTIEGSPPAYWPSIIISNVCVQCGMCAKFCPSGALKITVENGICTYSFTSGLCLDCRICQLSCPSQAIQKDRICVSKPFLAETVQISPVITCRRCSRVTFDHPEKLCYWCREETSIADSFHETCKKLLLDAL
- a CDS encoding TorD/DmsD family molecular chaperone encodes the protein MQNSPELELREALAASDLYQLLAMFFRLPSEELAMGLLDGSLADDVAAIFRELGFKDSELQNIADRLATCQKSSADLKTLVTEMRQEYTRLFYHPKRPVLDIYETMFLYRPEEKSQAKPSLFISPAALDAERCYKKAGLQKSAQVNEPGDHLATEMEFMMYLYLKQATALQANDQEELARRTVEIQEFHHVHLQKWAVSFFEHCGSLTHSTVYRLFSEIGSLYLKKVLADSE
- the nrfD gene encoding NrfD/PsrC family molybdoenzyme membrane anchor subunit, whose product is MQTNTAITSNTGKTASSNLWLIIFAVVAVIGMICWGVQLGKGLQMTNLGVTNMWGLYIVGFMIFTGVAAGSLLFASVPYLFNLTGFKPYSKIASYLGAVSSIIAASLFIIVDIGNPERVWLFITSGNLSSPMFWDFIMLLAYMVISVIFTRMLILAAEGKADEKSLKPIALVAFIAGILVTVTSFVFCFQIARPMWNNPVQPLSFLIAALVLSLAVLVILASVLNKTGYIKMPVEMLTKMGRLMGILLCAELVIALAEVLVGLYPGSGEHYQAALWLAAGKGAPGFWLELITLLAAILLVLKKGPVKAQTLLAGAIIALIAIFLVKNNLLQAQLFNPLLTYPGPPMVGSVSGPYFPSLVEIGLSLGIIALGCLLLNLGLRILKLGE
- a CDS encoding 4Fe-4S dicluster domain-containing protein, whose protein sequence is MRYGMAIDLKRCIGCHTCSVACKMANNLPNELWWNRILTVGGEAIDTMAGTYPNNKMHFLPLNCQHCENPACVKACPVGATYKREEDGIVVQDYDKCIGCRYCMVACPYSGVRQFNWKKPEYHVDFELGDASATPHQYNTVEKCTFCANRLAEGKKPACMVLCPGRARYYGDLDDPTSEVSKAIQGRNIIHLLEEKGTKPSIFYLT
- a CDS encoding molybdopterin-dependent oxidoreductase translates to MTEKDHLSEEKIIFNKDFSRRNFLKGSAAAFAVTGVALASPGNTVMQALAAGEQTGGTAAAGETLYAGACRGNCGGGCFLNIHVRDGKVVQTSMRELPNPEYNRICVKGLTHMQRIYHPDRLKYPMKRAGKRGEGKWERISWDEAINTIADKWKEYTAQYGKQAFSIAWGSGSYGSVSGQGMGCATNRLLNVTGASNISMTVDAAHGFTAGNAVGWGPNFTLNESTDFKNANNIFIWGSNPIISQIHNAHFLLEAKEKGTKLVVIDPTYNIMASKADVFVPVRPGSDGALALGMMNIIVREKWTDEAFMKASTVAPFLVKDSDGKYLRLSDLGKATAGTPTDGIIVRDAAGKIGSATEITDPVLEGSFEINGIKVKTAYSLLLERIAEYPPEKAAEICNIPIAQLEEVTRMYAANKPSTIYSFFGIDHYVNGHWSLFAMYALAMITGNMCKPGASVGMGENLGFHFINLLGSLYPAGATGPSMTLVTTEMGRVMSEQKYGNKPAVIKGIYLTHTNLIGNQAERNYTLEWLNKMDFIVVADMNMNETSLYADILLPVAHWFEVDDLFVNYSTHPYVLLQEKAIEPLYECKSDYQIIKMIAEKLGYGAAFNMTEKEYMQLLLDGAAAKALNISFEGLLEKKALRTYPGETFIANESGVFGTATGRAQFYNETPMPNQNYDQQFDAAKDRLPYWEKPNEAWYDLPVRSKYPFTIISDHSRYRTHTQWWDVPALLELDPEPFVKINAQDAAKYGIKTGDKVKIFNDRGYVVMKAHLNNGVQPGVLTAPKGWEKQQYIDGHFSNLTSHVVNQICANSAFFDVAVAIEKL
- a CDS encoding Crp/Fnr family transcriptional regulator; protein product: MNQNCHNNGFCCNLQEDFRNRLCKACFRLSLKPKQELLFDHSTKQVAIINEGVVISLFLLEDGRQKSAELLKAGDLLGAYSLFQENNSQTGYMLSLTNVGLCMFPAEVFETFFQQSPEFSKTVLRSLSDRFHKSLNHLLQMQISNSEDKIRYVLDFLKEAGIDPSYLTHEDLALLSDLNRVTVTRAIKVINQLHKQ